The DNA window TGGACAAAGATGTTTTTGCTCATATCGCAAAGTTGAGCAACAATACGGCTTCAGTTTGATTCGGTTCAGATGATCGGTTTCGTAGAATCACGCATGaactttatttgtttgcttcGGGCTAAAAGAGACTAAaagaaaccaaaagaaaaatcgGTTAAATAATTGTAAGCTGTCAATGCAGACGTGTGAACAGGAATATTTAACTAAAGCTTTATGTTTAAGTTGATAATTATTAATGTTTACGGATAAAATATGTTCTTATTACCTTAAGATAGGAGCATTTCACTTTACATCAATTAGCTTAGCGGCTAACAGACTTTTCTTCTGGGATGCTTTTGCAGTAACTTCTTGGCCTACTAGCATATATACTAAAACTACACTAGCCCCTCCCTAAAAAGGGGGAGGGGCCAGATACATTTATGTAACACGGACATCAGAGCATTTTTCGGCAAATAATCTATAGTCGGGTTTGAAAATATTTCCTTCATGTCTCCGTGCTTGAGTGAGACCTGACTGATCATCCAGGTCTCAACCCAGTCATCCCACACCCAttgttggctccgccccctggcgACCTGGTGGTTAAGTAGGGCAGGCAGGATTTAAGAGGTACTGCTGCTATCgtaacaatacacacacacacacacacacacaggcatgccCACTGATGCCAAATCAGGTCACCCAACCCGACAAGAAACGGGAGCAGGTGGAACCCATGTTTTTGAAAACTCGTTTTTCCGTTCACGCGCTTACATATCCGACAGAAACCTCCTCAGATGCTCGTTCCTCGAGGCGTCCATCTGCAGCTCTCTCTGGAGCGTGTTTTCATTTACAGACACGATCTGCTGGCCGTCCGGGGCCTTCTGCCCGCCCATCTGGACGCTCCTAAACTCCGAGACGACTCCGTCAGGAATGTTCATTCTTCTAAAATCTAATTCCCTCCTGTCTGGTCGCGGCTCCTGGACCCCGTCGCTGGTGGAGAAGGGAGGCCACTTTgttaaccccccctccccccattccTCCCTGCTTAGCTCCTCTTACGTTATTAGCCGTCTGCGATGTTCCATTAAACATGCATGACTCTCATGCTGTCTCACTCAGCAAGGGCCTCCTGCGAGCCTGTGTTGAGTTcctgacgacacacacacacacacacacacacacacacacacacacacacacacacacacacacacacttgttgtgCGAATGCAGCCGAGCTCTCAAACTTGTTATTTGACAGATGGATTTGGGAGAAGGTCGCTGAGACTAAATGCTCCTGAGCGCCGTCTGCTCGCCGGCGAGATGGAAGGAGTGGGAGGGGTCAGCTCCACAATATTGATATAATGCAGGCGCTGAGTGCCCCCGTCTGCCTGGTTGAGTGCTTCTCTGGCTTGTTGCATATGGtgtgtctggtttttttttttttaggcccaTCAGTGGCGAGAGTGTTTGGATGTTCCCTGACGGGACGGGGCCGGAGCTGGCGTTGAACGCTCCCCTACCTCCAAAACGCTCACACAACtccctcagagagagagagatggtggcGCTCTCCCTTCTGTCGAGCGTAGCTAGCTTTGAGTGTTAGcatcctgctgctcctctggaTCAAAGATGGCGGCTCCATCCCCTCCGCTCCAAATCACGGCGTCCATCTTTCGGCGTAAATCCCTGCTGAGATGCGCCGTTACGCAACAGGTTGCGTTTGGGGATTAGCACCACGTTTTCAAGGGTGGACGTCTAGAACCCGTCGACGTTTGTAGGTCACTCATCCGCCGCCGGTTCGGTGTTAGTCAGGGAACAGCGAGTCTCTAATGTGTCCGGAAGTCCGATTGTCTTTGAACGCAGCATCTGTCCTCACCTGGACGAGCGCGTTCACGTCACCGGACAATGAATTTAACGTGGTCGTGGTTCGTGTCCGAGATGTGATCGATCAATCGAGTCGCAGGTTCATCTGTCACTGACGATCGGTTATTGATTTCAAAGTCTCTGGCGTCCACAAGAATCGATCCCACGGCGTCGCCTGTGCGGCAGGCGTTTGAAAGAGTGAACGATTAATCGATTAATCGAACGTGGAAGTCAGTTAGTGGTGGCCGAAGTTAAGGTCTTATCGTCAGGGGgtcggcggggggggggggggggtcttgttTGTGGTTCCTGCGAGCCAGAGGAGGCGGTTCGGTTCCATTCGGTACCGTATTGAGGTTTTCACGCGTGATCTTTAGGATGCGTGGACGCGTCTGTGTTGCGGGTCTGACTGTTGCGTAAGATGATCGGCTGCTGTCCCGGAGCTTAACGGAGGATTTGagcctccctttctctctctctaatcTCTGTGTCGtaagggtgggtggggggggtgatgtcattgtttgtTGATTAAGCGCGTGCGTTTGTTTATCCAGCAGgaaagtctttttattttagttccgTGCGCGTGACGCGCGCAGAAGAAATTCATTATTGCGGGTTGTAATTCAAGCTCTTTATTTGCttataaataaatctaaacGACAGTCGAGTAATCGATACGTGACGTCGTCTGACTTCAGACACTAAGTGTGACAAGATGATGGGCATCAGAACTCCTGATAGGCTGATCTGGGATCTATCAGGGAATAATCAGTCAATTGATGCTATTGATGCTTGTGAGTTCATGTGAACAATAGTGACGTTCACAAAGTCAGTCACGTGATCTGGAGATCCGTCCGTGACTTCCTTTAGGTCACTCCAGGTGAATCTTTAATAATCGAACATGTTTGGAACGCGGCCCGATCGCTTCTGTGTGTCctttaattcttttgttttgtttatgtttttgtttatttgtttgtttgtttgtttgtttgtgccacTCCTCAGTTATTTACTCTCCGTCTGTCTCTGCAGATCGACCTGGAGCCAGAGGGGAAGGTGTACGTGGTCATCGATCTGTCAGGCTCGTCCACTGaaggtgaaacacacacacacacacacacacacacacacacacacacacacacacacacacacacacacacacacacacacacacacacacacacacacacgctcaaagCCGACGGTAATGAGCCTGGAGAGGTGGGGCTATTTAAAGCTGTAAGctgccccccctcacctgcCAGCGTCTCACCTGAACTTGATCGGAGCTTAAGCtgcaggtgtgtatgtgtgtgtgtgtgtgtgtgtgtgtgtgtgtgtgtgtgtgtgtgtgtgtgtgtgtgtgtgtgtgtgtgtgaactgctGCACACACCCACGTGGGCCACTCCgatcccatcatgctttgcttTGCGGTCTAAACTGGGCATCCCGTCTCCATGTCGACCTAAGGATGATAAAATGCTGCTCAGATTTTGACTCCACCCCCCCATAGTGTGCATGAGGTCCCCCAGCACCCTCAGTTTAAAGGAGCTGAAGTTTCTCCTTCCATTTCTTTCCTCTAGTTACACTTGTGTGTTTCACCTGCACCTGTGCATCTTCACACCTGGTCTCCGCCCCATTGTGGATGcattcacgtgtgtgtgtgtgtgtatgtgtgtgtgtgtgtgtgtgtgtgtgtgtgtgtgtatggagcAGGAGAGGGAGTCCAGCCTTAAAATAAACCGGTGAGATTGAGCCATggattatacacacacacacacacacacacacacacacacacacacacacacacacacgcacgcagacTCAGGCGTGCATGTCTCGCCCTCCTCCTCATTGATTGGATAGCCTGACGTGACATCACGACCCACTCTCCTCCCACTCGTGAACTTCCTGCCTGAGTTCTCGTTAATGTGCGCCGATAAAACTAACGGTGTGTGCCGATGGGAGGGAGATGGAGGGTGAgaacctgaggaagaggaggtatTTTTAGCTCCTCTGGTGCAGGgccgcttctcctcctcctcgtcttcatcctcctcctcttcatccctaCACATCTGTCTTTCCTGACCCAATCTGACCATCTGCagcttctttctctccttttctgGATTCTCTCCTTTCGTccctttttaaatttcttttagcGATAGGAGCTGCTGTGCTGCGTTCAGGGCCCCACGTAAACAGAACCACCCTGGAtccatgcatgacgtcacaaaTCTAGATGTCACGTGTGCATTTATGTGCCACTTCATCACAGTGCTTTAGTTTTGGCAtactaaataaaagaaataaaagtaaagaaataaaacgaataaataaatgaatacataaataataatgaataaatgataaataattaaagaaataaaaccaggAACCCTCTTACAGAATAAAATCTTAACCTCCTGACagattgtgatttattttttcttcttctctggctcTGTTTAAATTTGGATCAgatttgaattttattaaaaGTGACTGTTGGACCTCGCATCATTTTGGATAAATTTCATTCCCAGGTGATGAGAAGCTGTTTCTGGTTGCCTGCAGGGATCAGAGCCCTTGGTTGTATTGTAATTCATCTGcatgtaatatttatttgttgCCCTCCGTGTTTTCatccgtgtgcgtgtgtttttcTGCGGGACGTCGGTCGGTCGTCCGGCTGAACcggagcgcgtctcgtctgTCGTTACGCCTGGTTTCCTCCCCGGACAGATGGATGATGTATTATGTAAAACAAAGTGATCCCAATAATGGCGCATTAAGCTGTCTCCgaacgcacagacacacaataacacacactttcactcacatacacacacacacacacacacacacacacacacacacacacacacacacacacacacacacacacacacacacacacacacacacacacacacacacactgtccctAGACAGCCTGTCTGTAATTGAACTCCAGCAGTAACCACATCTAGAACACACTCAGGGAGGGATGGTAAAGTAGGACAGTAGCGCAGAGggaagtagtgtgtgtgtgtgtgtgtgtgttaaatgtgtgtgtgtgtgtatgtgtgtgtgtgtgtgtgtgtgtgtgtgggtggcagAGCGGAGGTGGTTCTCTTTGTCTTAAGGTTACCCTCGGAAAGCCTTTATGTTTCCGGGGAGATGCAGAGcgagaaggatggatggatggagggatggatggatggagggatggagggatggatggatggatggagggatggatggatggagggatgaatggatggatggagggatggatggatggatggcgctggaggaggagtattttaataTGCTGTCCTTCGTTTTCGTGCCCACACATGAAGTATAAATAGCAGGCACACGTACAGAACGCATGCCTGGGCCTCCAGTAGGTGTGGGGTGTTTGTGAGAAacaaggaggtgtgtgtgtgtgtgtgtgtgtgtgtgtgtgtgtgtgtgtgtgtgtgtgtgtgtgtgtgtgtgtgtgtgtgtgtgtgtgtgtgtgtgtgtgtgtttgagacgCTGTTGTTGAATGATTAAACATCTCCAGCAACGTGATCCAAACGATCCCCATGTGGACAAACCGTCTGGACGAGTAATGTCCGAATGCATCAAGATGCCACCAAGTTGTGTTGACAAAcacatgtttgttgttgttgtcccgCCCCCTCCAGCCTCGGGGACCAATGAGAACGAGGAGCGAGTGTTCCGGGAGAGGATCGGGCCTCGCCGGCGACAGGGCGCCGTCCGGAGACGCGTCCATCAGGTCAACGGACACAAGTTCATGGCCACCTACCTGAGACAGCCGACCTATTGCTCCCACTGCAGAGATTTCATCtggtaggacacacacacacacacacacacacacacacacacacacactgacgatGATGTGTAACGCTGCCTCCTCTGTGTGTGATCTGATAGGGGCGTCCTTGGGAAGCAGGGATACCAGTGTCAGGGTGAGTAACTTTCCTCTGGCGGCGTCTCCGGTGACGTCACGCTAAACGTGGGAGCTTCACAGCTTCCTGAATTCCGTTTGCCGTAGATGAACTCAACTGATTCACCTGCAgcggattaaaaaaaaaagcgccaAAAGGGTCGTTCCATGATAAGTGTTCAGTTTGAGAAGAATGgggagacattaaaaaaaagctgtcagTGATATTTTCAGTGTcttaagtttatttatttgcatgaggtagaataaatatacaaaataaggaaaaataaatataaatttgcatattttttactCTCTATGTTAAACTACAATCATATTTTCATGTCTGCTCTGAGCATTTTTGTTATTCAtctaatataaaatgtaaaacatatcCAATAAATCTGTTCTTATAGTTAGAAATACTTTTAAtagaaaatatgttaaatatattaaaatgaccCATTTTTTGTTTAGAATAGCATGATTTATTTGTGTCCATCAAGTTCATGTTCCAGCCAGTCGCGTTAATGTAATTTTGCTccaaaaatacaataaacttcctgtcagtgacacctcaacaggaagtgacatcattcaaGAGTTTGTAGAAGAGAAGTTTATACAATGATGAGgtttgacttttcttttataatatttttggtAAATTTTCCTTTCAAAACTTTCTCTGTTAAACAGAACATTTACAACCCGCAAAAAAATAGGGGaaacaatttaataaaaattttaaattcatctatatcatgtttttttttcatgtagttCATGTGGGGTTAATTTTTAGCATATCCAGAATTTCTGTCACATTTTCCctccccaaaaaagaaaaaaatctctgaaCTCGATGTAATTTGCTAACAGTCTCAGAAAATAGTGCCTGATcttgaaaaatatgttttattacaAATGTTATATGTTATGCATGGCATGAAATTAAAGAATTTCACGGTCAAATGTCAACGCATTTCATGGAACGACCCAAAAAAATGCAGCTGGAAGTGTTTCTGAGCCACCGAGGAACTTCTCTGCTGCAGAACAATGTAGAAATAATTCATTAGTATTCCAGGTTTTGGCAGAATCCTGGGAGTGTGATGACTAAACATGTGATGTAATAtcaaatattaataattcaGCTCATTAGCAGCTCAGCCCGTTGAAGCATTCCTTCATGTTTCAGCTACACAAATGAAACCGCTGCAGAATGAGATGCGTTTAAGGACATCAAGACGTCTCGTGTTCCTCGTCGCTCCGCTGATCAGATTCTACAGGTCAAAGTGACGGTTTTAAGTTCTGTTGACGCGTGACGTTGTCGTTGTGCTTCCAGTGTGTACGTGTGTCGTCCACAAGCGCTGCCATGAGCTCATCATCACCAAGTGTGCCGGGATGAAGAAGCAGGAGGACACGCCGGAGGAGGTGCGCAAACACCGAGCAAACAACACAAGTTTTTGTtgcatggatttaaaaaaataaattttaaattttttttatttcatctcaaCACAAAATGAGTCACGTTCACACATCCAGGCATGAATCTGTCCCTTAAGGGAACACTCTGTACTTGAGCTTCATGCATTAATCTCTTtgtcacattgtgtgtgtgtgtgtgtgtgtgtgtgtgtgtgtgtgtttgtgtgtgtgtgtgtgtgtgtgtgtgtctccctctGTAGGTGGGTTCACAGCGGTTCAGTGTTAATATGCCCCACAAGTTCAGTATCCACAACTACAAGGTCCCCACCTTCTGTGATCACTGTGGCTCCCTGCTGTGGGGCCTCATGAGGCAGGGCCTGCAGTGCAAAGGTGCGTTCAAGTGCGGCGTGGAATTCACACAATGCACATTCATGGCATGCATTTAGAGGTCCTCAAAGAATGTAAACAAAAAACTGATtgctttaaatgtttattatctTTTTATGATGCTTGtttaataatgaaaacacacaattatttagaattatttggtttttttgtattatgttgttgttttttggtgaaaaagttttttaaaaaatttgaattttttggaCAAATTCATCTAATTGCAGCCTGTGTGGGAACTGTGTTCGTACCTGTTTGGATGTTGTTCATTTAATGACATAGTAATAAAGGCTTATTCAGCTAATTGGAATGAGTCATGACAGATTTCCATGAGTCTTTGTGGAGGGGTGTGacgtgagtcacacacacacacacacacacagacaaacgtgTAGGATTGTTCGCCTCGGCAGGCAGACGTCTGCTTTTTTAGTTTGAGGTAGTTTGTGATGCGTTTAAATGAGCGTCATCTGTAATTAGCCGTGCATGTATGAGAAGTACGACCTGTCGTTTTGAAACCgtttgcatgtgtgcgtgtCGCAGTGTGTAAGATGAACGTGCACAGGCGGTGCGAGTCCAACGTAGCTCCTAACTGTGGCGTGGACGCCCGAGGCATCGCCAAGGTCCTGTCTGACCTGGGGGTCACTCCCGATAAGATCTCCAACACGGCGCAGCGCAGGAGGAAGGTAACCCGTCGAGCCCTCCCAgcggtttttttttccaggatgaAAACGTTCCCCAAGGAAACGGTCATGTTGTCTCTCCTTTTTCTAGTTGACTCCAGGGCAGGACCCTCCCCAGTCTCCTCCTGAGCTCTCCCAGGCCGAGGAGAACAGCTTCAACCAGCCGGCTGTCCCCACCTCCCCCTCGCAGCAGGGTAACGGACACACAACCGACGTTTCAAAGCCTTCTCTGATGTGCTCGTATTTCCTTTTCAGtaataatattagtagtagtttTCAGGCCGTAGGTTTAACAGAGGACTTGAATTATATAAGAATTGCcccccaccgccaccaccaccaccgttGCCGCCCACCAATGCCATTTGGTTGTCACAGTTAGTCATGGTCCTCTCACACGTCGCAGCCTGGGAAGTAAAAGTTAACTTTCTCTTTGTGGGAACCAGTcccgttttttttgtttttttgttgttgttgttttcgcCGAGCCAAAAGCGGCGACGACGGCCTATTTCAATCAAAATCCCAGCTCGGAGACGCTGACTCATCCCGACGGGTTTTCACAGAGGATGTGATTATCATGATTATTGGAAGTAATCAGCAACAAATAATGAGCAACATTTCTGCTAAACGCTCCCAAAACGACGCGTCTTCGCTGCTTTTCTGATCGGCTCGTTTCTGTCGACGCCCACAGACTTGGCAGGGTTAGCTCGCCTGCAGGACGCGCTGTCGCTCGACCAGCAGGGACCCcaacactcctcctcctcctcctcctcttcctcctcctccaccacctcctcctcctcctcgtcctcgtcGACGGGCAGGGAGAACGGACAGATCCAGAGGAGGAGCCTGAAGGATTTCAACTTCATCAAGGTTCTCGGCAAAGGCAGCTTTGGGAAGGTGTGAACGCTCATATTTACGTCCCGCAACGCGGCGGTGTGTTgtaattgtctgtttttgtgtgttcatttgtccgtccaacaaatatcttcacaacccttagaaagatgaaagaaaaagcacattactcgggcagcaaaggggataaaaatgagatgatgaccttgagaaaactaggtcaaggtcaaatttaaacttttgtgcatatttttctgcacatatttcaggaaacagatgagatagaaagacccAAACGAAAGGcgtatattcagggaggcaagaggatgtaaattagatcacaaccttgaccttgaaaaaataaatcaaggtcaaattctcacttttacacctttttaggtATAAAAGTTGGTACACATCtcaaacctgatgagatataatcagaaaacaaaaagcaacatttttaggaagccagaggcacaaaaatgtgatgatgaccttcacttttggaattcaggggtgttgcgggatgttgcagtctctgactaccttgtTTGATTacgtttttgttcttttaaacatctttcaacagattttctgcACAGTTTGGGGATGTAACTTCtctgttctccctcctcttcctcaccccttCACCTCCCTCCCAGGTGATGCTGGCGGAGCTGAAGGGCACAGAGGAGGTTTACGCCGTCAAAGTTCTGAAGAAGGACGTGATCCTGCAGGACGATGACGTGGACTGCACCATGACGGAGAAACGCATCCTGGCCTTGGCACGCCGACACCCCTACCTCACCCAGCTGTACTGCTGCTTCCAGACACGGGTAGGCCCCGCCTCCAGCCCGCCGCCCTGACATCACACCTCCGTTTCCTGTCTCTTacatctccatctctcttttGCAGGACCGGTTGTTTTTTGTCATGGAATACGTGAACGGGGGCGACCTGATGTTTCAGATCCAACGCTCCAGGAAGTTTGATGAACCTCGCTCTCGTTTCTACGCCGCCGAAGTCACCTCGGCGCTCATGTTCCTGCACCGTAACGGCGTCATCTACAGGTAAACCCCCGCCCCTTTCCCCCTCATCATATCGTATCATTATGGAGGAGATTGCACGACTCTGCTTCCGTCTTGTTTCAGGGATCTGAAGCTGGACAACATCCTGTTGGATGCGGAAGGTCACTGCAAGCTGGCGGATTTCGGAATGTGCAAGGAAGGCATCATGAACGGCGTGACCACCACCACCTTCTGCGGCACACCCGACTACATCGCCCCCGAGGTGAGCTCCTTCCCCTTGTTTTGGGTGATCCACTGGCGTCGCCGCCGTCCTCCGTACTGAACCTGGCGGTCCTCGTTGGATGcagatcctgcaggagctggagtACGGCTCCTCGGTGGACTGGTGGGCCCTGGGGGTGCTGATGTACGAGATGATGGCCGGACAGCCTCCGTTCGAAGCCGACAACGAAGACGACCTGTTCGAGTCCATCCTCCACGACGACGTCCTCTACCCCGTGTGGCTCAGCAAAGAAGCCGTGTCCATCCTCAGAGCGGTAGGAacccccccgccaccccccaGAATGAAATAATTCAACTGCTCAGACTCCATCGCTGTGCTTCATCCTGGCGCCCATTACAACCCAACCCACTTAACCCCTCGGTGCCTCTACAACCAGATAGTGGTGCGCCGCGGCTAACGTTATCCTTAGTCACACtgtcattcatatttttatcCTCAGAGCTGCTCATAAACAACTGGAGTGCACTTAGCGCGCAGTTGTTACCGTTCACTTTGCTATGATACCggcaagaataaaaaaaaagtcagtggAAGAGGTCAGAGTGGTAACAATGCGATCATAAAAGCCCAGCGGATCACAAAGTGCTCTCATAATACTGAGCAGAACGACAGGAGCCCCGGCTTTCAGCGACTGTAAATATCGCCGGCACTCTGCTGACCGGCTTCATCACTGTTTGTCTTCGTCGTTCCGCCGAGCCATTAATGCGCCGGCTATATTATTAGCAACCGGAACACTTCCCTGCTCCCCGACCGCCGCCTCACGTCGGGATGAAGCCGCCGCCGACCGCCGGGTGGCGGAACCCACAGCGGCGGTTGGGTTGCTGCTGTGGcatcaaacatgttttaatcgtgtgtgtgtgtgtgtgtgtgtagttcatGACCAAGAACCCGGCTAAGCGTCTGGGCTGCGTGGTGAGCCAGGGCTGCGAGGAAGCCATCAAGACCCACGCCTTCTTCAGAGAGATCGACTGGGTCCTGCTGGAGCAGAGGAAAGTCAAGCCGCCCTTTAAACCCCGGAttgtaagacacacacacacacgcacacacacacacacacacacacacacacacacacaaacggacaCGCACTGCTGGTTTACATCCTCAGAGAGCTGCATAATATAAGTTTAAAAGGGAAGAACAAAAAGCTTTGCATCGAATGCATGAGTTTAATGTCCTGCCGaaggaaattattttatactttataatgATAGTAAACAACCTGAAGACAACATgagtcgttgttgttgttgttgttgttgttgttgtttacattcAGATTCTGTTTCTTGTGCAGAAATCATTTTGATCTCAAGCGAATCTGTAAAAAACACTGaacgtaataaaataaaataaaactgtcctATAAACTTATATTAAAcacaaactttttatttattcaatattaACTGAGTTAACttaaatttaacacaaacttttatttatttaatattaactGAGTTaacttaaaaacaaactttgttAACTgagttaattttaaattaaacacaaaatttttatttacttcataTTAACTGAGTTAACTTAAGCTGAACACAAACTTTTCATTTATATTAACTGagttaaattaaacacaaactttttatttatttcatacaaaCTTAAACACAAtttcatttaaacacaattAACTCGAACACAATTTATTTCACGTTAAATTAaacacttttcatttatttcatatttactgagttaaatagttttatttttattttcggACTCATTCTGAACTTCTTACATCTAAGTGGAATAAATGATTCAGCGCAGCCTCCATAGAAACAGGATGGGTGTATTGatttcccaggatgcattggttttgtttctttttaacagCAAACATAAACGATCCaagttttctgtttgtctttaatgCATTTCTAGTCCAGAAGGACACTCAGAACTTCTTCTCTGCCAGGACCCGACAGCCccttttaataaaatgaaagtcTAATCCAAATTCCAACAAGACAAGCGCCTCGTCAGACACTCTGGGTTCTCAGCCCCTTCATCTGCACCTCCTCCCACATTTAATGGTTCCCTCTCTGGCACGCAGCCCGTTCTTCCATCTCCTGATTTATAATTTGCAAGAGGAACGCCATGTTAGATCCTCTGAAGGCTGCAGTCAAGCTTTAAATCACAATTTTGCAGCTTTTGCTCCGTGTTTTAATCCAGAAGTCCTTGAACAAGGATAAATGAAAAGTCAGGCGTTCAGCGGGACGACCGAGACGAGCCAGGATTTCACAATAAAGCGCACgagtgtcaaaataaaagtgcgAGTTTGAATTATGAAAATGagcttaaattaaaaacatcctGAGTTCGTTGAACGTCTTTAGTGTGAGTTATGACAGTAACGGTCAGACGGTGGCGCTATTACATCACGTTTACAGCCATAGATTGTAAAGACGACTTCCTCTGACAACctgccactgtgtgtgtgtgtgtgtgtgtgtgtctctgcagaaGACCAAGCGAGACGTGAATAACTTCGACCAGGACTTCACCAAGGAGGACCCGGTTCTGACGCCCACCGACGAGGCCATCATCCGACAGATCAACCAAGAGGAGTTCAAAGACTTCTCCTACTGCGCCCCCGAGGAGACGCAGACCTAACACAACCcggcctgcacacacacacacacacacacacacacacacacacacatatacacacatacacgcacacacactataaaTCCCTTTACCGGAGACACGAACACGCGCTCACTCCTTTACTTTTGAAGCTATTGGTTGTCGTTCCTTTTGAGATATTCCTTCTTGCGTTGTGTTGCTCTCGTTGCCTGGGTTTATTATGAACATAAATATGACtatgaatatgaatataaacgCACCTGCACACGctgtcgcacacacacacacatatgcacacgcGCAACACAATCCCCCCCCGGTTTTACTCGCAGGGACACAATCTCACAAAAATCTATCAAAATCGCTGCACATGCTAAGACAaccaaacatacacacacacacacgcacccaaacggacacacacacacactgcttctcTCGCCGGCACGCCCGTGGACTGGTGCCTGGCGCAGAGGCCTGTATATAGCCTGTGTCGAGTGGCTGTGTCGTGTTGGTATCGTCTGCTAGTGAAGGAGCGTTGTGGCGCATGGACAAGCACCCTACCTGTGTTATTACTGTCCTTATTGTGGACCG is part of the Antennarius striatus isolate MH-2024 chromosome 21, ASM4005453v1, whole genome shotgun sequence genome and encodes:
- the prkcea gene encoding protein kinase C epsilon type, with the translated sequence MPVFSGLLKVRVCEAVDLKPTPWALRHAVGKSGSFLLDPYLALNLDQTRLGQTATRTKTNSPAWHQEFCTEVREGRSLELSVFHDAPIGYDDFVANCTIQLEDLLQNGTRHFEDWIDLEPEGKVYVVIDLSGSSTEASGTNENEERVFRERIGPRRRQGAVRRRVHQVNGHKFMATYLRQPTYCSHCRDFIWGVLGKQGYQCQVCTCVVHKRCHELIITKCAGMKKQEDTPEEVGSQRFSVNMPHKFSIHNYKVPTFCDHCGSLLWGLMRQGLQCKVCKMNVHRRCESNVAPNCGVDARGIAKVLSDLGVTPDKISNTAQRRRKLTPGQDPPQSPPELSQAEENSFNQPAVPTSPSQQDLAGLARLQDALSLDQQGPQHSSSSSSSSSSSTTSSSSSSSSTGRENGQIQRRSLKDFNFIKVLGKGSFGKVMLAELKGTEEVYAVKVLKKDVILQDDDVDCTMTEKRILALARRHPYLTQLYCCFQTRDRLFFVMEYVNGGDLMFQIQRSRKFDEPRSRFYAAEVTSALMFLHRNGVIYRDLKLDNILLDAEGHCKLADFGMCKEGIMNGVTTTTFCGTPDYIAPEILQELEYGSSVDWWALGVLMYEMMAGQPPFEADNEDDLFESILHDDVLYPVWLSKEAVSILRAFMTKNPAKRLGCVVSQGCEEAIKTHAFFREIDWVLLEQRKVKPPFKPRIKTKRDVNNFDQDFTKEDPVLTPTDEAIIRQINQEEFKDFSYCAPEETQT